From Phenylobacterium montanum, the proteins below share one genomic window:
- a CDS encoding cysteine desulfurase: protein MSFDVASAREQFPILKREVNGRPLIYLDSAASAQKPRAVIEAMTRAMEHSYANVHRGLHTLANETTEAYEKARESVRGLVNAASVDEIVFTKSATEAINLVASAFGQSLEAGDEIVLSVMEHHANIVPWHFLRERKGLVLKFVPVTEDGQLDLDAYRNLIGPKTRMVALSHMSNVLGTINPAKELVEIAHAAGVPVLLDGCQAIVHARVDVQALDVDFYAFSGHKLYGPTGIGVLYGKAERLAALPPYQGGGEMIGTVTTETVTYADPPHRFEAGTPAILEAIGLGAAIDWLQGFDREAIAAHERALYDRLKQRLNGANWLREIGTAPGKGGIFAFTVEGAHAHDVAQLLDRYGIAVRAGTHCAEPLMRRFGLTSSARASFALYNTLEEADAFAEALAKVQTFFA from the coding sequence ATGAGCTTTGACGTCGCATCCGCCCGCGAGCAGTTCCCGATCCTCAAGCGCGAGGTCAATGGCCGCCCCCTGATCTATCTCGACAGCGCCGCCTCGGCCCAGAAGCCGCGGGCGGTGATCGAGGCCATGACCCGGGCGATGGAGCACTCCTACGCCAACGTCCATCGCGGCCTGCACACCCTGGCCAACGAGACCACCGAGGCCTACGAGAAGGCCCGCGAGAGCGTGCGCGGCCTGGTGAACGCGGCCAGCGTCGACGAGATCGTCTTCACCAAGAGCGCCACCGAGGCCATCAACCTGGTGGCCTCCGCTTTCGGCCAGTCGCTCGAGGCCGGCGATGAGATCGTGCTCTCGGTGATGGAGCACCACGCCAATATCGTGCCCTGGCACTTCCTGCGCGAGCGCAAGGGCCTGGTCCTCAAGTTCGTTCCGGTGACCGAGGACGGCCAGCTCGATCTCGATGCTTACCGCAACCTGATCGGGCCGAAGACCAGGATGGTGGCCCTCAGCCACATGTCGAACGTGCTGGGCACGATCAATCCAGCGAAAGAGCTGGTCGAGATCGCCCACGCCGCCGGGGTTCCGGTGCTGCTGGACGGTTGCCAGGCCATCGTCCACGCCCGGGTCGACGTGCAGGCCCTGGACGTCGATTTCTACGCCTTCTCCGGCCACAAGCTCTACGGTCCCACCGGCATCGGCGTGCTGTACGGCAAGGCCGAGCGCCTGGCCGCCCTGCCGCCCTACCAGGGCGGGGGCGAGATGATCGGCACGGTGACCACCGAGACCGTCACCTATGCCGACCCGCCGCACCGCTTTGAGGCCGGCACCCCGGCGATCCTGGAGGCCATCGGCCTGGGCGCCGCCATCGACTGGCTGCAGGGCTTCGATCGCGAGGCCATCGCCGCGCATGAGCGGGCGCTCTACGACCGCCTGAAGCAGCGCCTGAATGGGGCCAACTGGCTGCGCGAGATCGGCACGGCGCCGGGCAAGGGCGGCATTTTCGCCTTCACCGTCGAGGGGGCGCACGCCCACGACGTGGCCCAGCTTCTCGACCGCTATGGCATAGCCGTGCGCGCCGGGACCCACTGCGCCGAGCCCCTGATGCGGCGCTTTGGCCTGACCTCGAGCGCCCGCGCTTCGTTCGCCCTATATAACACCCTGGAAGAGGCCGACGCTTTCGCCGAAGCCCTGGCCAAGGTGCAGACCTTTTTCGCCTGA
- a CDS encoding SUF system Fe-S cluster assembly protein encodes MDDASLNPTTETSALSQSELDALTDRLIEKLKTVYDPEIPVDIYELGLIYKVDVSDDKDVAIDMTLTAPACPVAGEMPDWVKEAVMSIEEVKSCDVNLVFDPPWDPSRMSDEAKLQLNMF; translated from the coding sequence ATGGATGACGCCAGCCTCAACCCCACGACCGAAACCTCGGCGCTGAGCCAGTCGGAGCTCGACGCCCTGACCGACCGGCTGATCGAGAAGCTGAAGACGGTCTATGATCCGGAGATCCCGGTGGACATCTACGAACTCGGCCTGATCTACAAGGTCGACGTTTCCGACGACAAGGACGTGGCCATCGACATGACCCTGACCGCCCCGGCCTGTCCCGTGGCCGGCGAGATGCCCGACTGGGTGAAGGAGGCGGTGATGTCGATCGAGGAGGTCAAGTCCTGCGACGTCAACCTGGTGTTCGATCCGCCGTGGGACCCGTCCCGTATGTCGGACGAAGCCAAGCTGCAACTGAACATGTTCTGA
- a CDS encoding HesB/IscA family protein — MTMDPVVQPRARRPRPKVVTLTDRAAERVREIMDRAEKPYAGLRVGVKNGGCAGQEYVLEYAEAANPLDEVVEDKGVKILIEPKAILFLIGSEIDYETSRLASKFVFHNPNETDACGCGESVTIVPASAGD; from the coding sequence ATGACCATGGACCCCGTCGTACAGCCCCGAGCCCGCCGCCCCCGCCCCAAGGTGGTCACCCTGACCGACCGCGCCGCTGAGCGCGTGCGCGAGATCATGGACCGCGCCGAAAAGCCCTATGCGGGCTTGCGGGTCGGGGTGAAGAACGGCGGCTGCGCCGGCCAGGAATACGTCCTGGAATACGCGGAAGCCGCCAACCCGCTGGACGAGGTGGTCGAAGACAAGGGTGTCAAGATCCTGATCGAGCCCAAGGCGATCCTGTTTCTGATCGGCTCGGAGATCGACTACGAGACCTCGCGCCTCGCCTCCAAGTTCGTGTTCCACAACCCCAACGAAACCGACGCCTGCGGGTGCGGCGAGAGCGTGACCATCGTGCCGGCGAGCGCGGGGGACTAG
- a CDS encoding GGDEF domain-containing protein — MSVGVESTLRGPNAYDLARKVLEDMERRHIWPTALNYELWTHYVANPDGALAQEIERLLSIGEAITEGVSEQLAAAYLPKARLNEQIRDAGDQLTRELTAVAAAIKQAQRSSEQYGATLTSAGKSLDEDVGPEDIRRLVDTLTTATKRVQRENRSLAKRLDESTAEVSRLREHLEQVRRDATTDALTNLANRKAFDDELARACAEAVEKREPLALAVIDIDHFKRFNDTWGHQTGDQVIRYVSSVIGRMAPPPRFAARYGGEEFAMIFPSERAAEVVRTLEEIREEVSSRALKRRSTNEDLGTITVSAGVAELKHGEKVDVLIERADQALYASKRNGRNQVTTDSGVAAAA, encoded by the coding sequence ATGTCGGTTGGCGTCGAAAGCACGCTGCGTGGTCCAAACGCCTATGATCTGGCGCGCAAGGTCCTGGAGGACATGGAGCGCCGCCATATCTGGCCGACCGCCCTCAACTACGAACTCTGGACGCACTACGTCGCCAATCCCGACGGCGCCCTGGCGCAGGAGATCGAGCGCCTGCTCAGCATCGGCGAAGCGATCACCGAAGGCGTCAGCGAGCAGTTGGCCGCCGCCTACCTGCCCAAGGCGCGCCTCAACGAGCAGATCCGCGACGCCGGGGATCAGCTGACCCGGGAGCTGACCGCGGTCGCGGCCGCGATCAAGCAGGCCCAGCGCTCCAGCGAGCAGTATGGCGCGACCCTGACCAGCGCCGGCAAGTCGCTGGACGAGGACGTCGGCCCCGAGGACATCCGCCGCCTTGTGGACACCCTGACCACCGCCACCAAGCGGGTGCAGCGCGAGAACCGCTCCCTGGCCAAGCGGCTCGACGAATCCACCGCCGAGGTCAGCCGCCTGCGCGAGCACCTGGAGCAGGTCCGCCGCGACGCCACCACCGACGCCCTGACCAACCTGGCCAACCGCAAGGCCTTCGACGACGAGCTGGCCCGGGCCTGCGCCGAGGCTGTCGAAAAGCGCGAGCCCCTGGCCCTGGCGGTGATCGATATCGACCACTTCAAGCGGTTCAACGACACCTGGGGCCACCAGACCGGCGACCAGGTGATCCGCTACGTCTCCAGTGTGATCGGCCGCATGGCCCCGCCGCCGCGCTTCGCCGCCCGCTATGGCGGCGAGGAATTCGCCATGATCTTCCCCTCCGAGCGCGCCGCCGAGGTGGTGCGCACCCTGGAGGAGATCCGCGAGGAGGTTTCCTCCCGCGCGCTCAAGCGCCGCTCGACCAACGAGGACCTGGGCACCATCACCGTCTCCGCCGGTGTGGCCGAGCTGAAGCACGGCGAGAAGGTCGACGTTCTGATCGAGCGCGCCGACCAGGCGCTCTACGCCTCCAAGCGCAACGGCCGCAACCAGGTTACGACGGACAGCGGCGTGGCGGCGGCGGCTTAG
- a CDS encoding coniferyl aldehyde dehydrogenase: protein MSAAAVHDEASMKALLAKQKAAHLRDGEPSADKRIERLNRCIGLLVENQKAIEEALNADFGSRSKEATAFTDIAASIGPLKHARDNLRKWMRPSKRKTSPPILGLFGAKAEVRYQPKGVVGVISPWNFPVNLTFAPLAGILAAGNRAMIKPSEYTPATSALMAQMFGGAFSDEEIAVITGGPEVGQAFAGLAFDHLIFTGATGIARHVMKAAAENLVPLTLELGGKSPVIIGKSADMGVAAARIMNGKTLNAGQICLAPDYVLTPSDKLEGFIAEAQGAVKQMFPTIKDNPDYTSIVAQRHYDRIQGYIDDARAKGARVIEIKPDGEDLTQQEHRKIAPTLIIEPTDDMKVMQEEIFGPVLPVKTYKAVGDAIDYINGRDRPLGLYYFGDDEAEREQVLARTTSGGVTVNDVVFHVAQEELPFGGVGPAGMGSYHGHDGFLEFSHKKAIYSQIKKDIGPLKQMRPPYGPAIRKFLEGQIRR, encoded by the coding sequence ATGAGCGCAGCAGCCGTGCACGACGAAGCCAGCATGAAAGCCCTGCTGGCCAAGCAGAAAGCCGCGCACCTGCGCGACGGCGAACCCTCGGCGGACAAGCGGATCGAGCGGCTGAACCGCTGCATCGGCCTCCTGGTCGAGAACCAGAAGGCGATCGAGGAGGCGCTCAACGCCGACTTCGGATCGCGCTCGAAAGAGGCCACCGCCTTCACCGACATCGCCGCCTCGATCGGCCCGCTGAAGCATGCCCGCGACAATCTGCGCAAGTGGATGCGGCCGTCGAAGCGCAAGACCAGCCCGCCGATCCTCGGCCTGTTCGGGGCCAAGGCCGAGGTGCGCTACCAGCCCAAGGGGGTGGTGGGGGTGATCAGCCCCTGGAACTTCCCGGTCAATCTGACCTTTGCGCCCCTGGCGGGGATACTGGCCGCCGGCAACCGGGCCATGATCAAGCCCTCGGAATACACGCCCGCGACCTCGGCCCTGATGGCCCAGATGTTCGGCGGGGCCTTCTCCGACGAGGAGATCGCGGTGATCACCGGCGGCCCGGAGGTCGGCCAGGCGTTCGCGGGCCTGGCCTTCGACCACCTGATCTTCACCGGCGCCACCGGCATCGCCCGCCACGTGATGAAGGCGGCGGCCGAGAACCTCGTGCCCCTGACCCTGGAGCTGGGCGGCAAGAGCCCGGTGATCATCGGCAAGTCCGCCGACATGGGTGTGGCCGCGGCGCGAATCATGAACGGCAAGACCCTGAACGCCGGCCAGATCTGCCTGGCGCCCGACTACGTGCTGACCCCCTCCGACAAGCTGGAGGGCTTCATCGCCGAGGCGCAGGGGGCGGTGAAACAGATGTTCCCGACCATCAAGGACAATCCCGACTACACCTCGATCGTCGCCCAGCGGCACTATGACCGCATCCAGGGCTATATCGATGACGCCCGGGCCAAGGGCGCGCGGGTTATCGAGATCAAGCCGGACGGCGAGGACCTGACCCAGCAGGAGCATCGCAAGATCGCGCCCACCCTGATCATCGAGCCTACCGACGACATGAAGGTGATGCAGGAGGAGATCTTCGGACCGGTGCTGCCGGTGAAGACCTACAAGGCCGTCGGGGATGCGATCGACTACATCAACGGACGCGACCGGCCGCTGGGCCTCTACTACTTCGGCGACGACGAGGCCGAGCGCGAGCAGGTCCTGGCCCGCACCACCTCAGGCGGGGTGACGGTCAACGACGTGGTGTTCCATGTGGCCCAGGAGGAACTGCCCTTCGGCGGCGTCGGCCCCGCCGGCATGGGCAGCTATCACGGCCACGACGGCTTTCTGGAGTTCAGCCACAAGAAGGCGATCTACAGCCAGATCAAGAAGGACATCGGACCGCTAAAACAGATGCGGCCGCCATATGGGCCGGCGATCAGGAAGTTCCTGGAGGGGCAGATCAGAAGGTGA
- a CDS encoding DEAD/DEAH box helicase — protein sequence MTEFSELGLSPHTLQAIADSGYTTATPIQAEAIPVALTGQDVLGIAQTGTGKTAAFTLPMIERLASGRSKARMPRSLVIAPTRELADQVAASFERYAKGTKLSWALLIGGVSFGDQEKKLDRGVDVLIATPGRLLDHFERGKLLLTGVQIMVVDEADRMLDMGFIPDIERIFKLTPPKKQTLFFSATMPPEITRLTKQFLNDPVRIEASRPATTGENIAQHLVRIPLADPKAKRMALRALIDGAEIKNGIVFCNRKSEVDVVAKSLKAHGHDAAAIHGDLEQSVRMKTLEAFRKGELKLLVASDVAARGLDIPDVSHVFNFDVPHHADDYVHRIGRTGRAGRSGDTFMIVTPADSRNLDKVLKLTGKTPAETVLDLDWSQAAGGDRQREGRSGRERPARGESRSRNRRPVEAQPEAEAAAPREEQAPREVRAPREERAPLEDRPAREERAPRSRARSEDRPARRAPEARPPREEREEREQTGVRGFGDDTPAFLMIPIPKMAAAKG from the coding sequence ATGACTGAATTTTCTGAACTGGGGCTCAGCCCCCACACTCTGCAAGCGATCGCTGACAGCGGTTACACGACCGCGACTCCGATCCAGGCCGAGGCGATTCCCGTCGCCCTGACCGGCCAGGACGTCCTGGGCATCGCCCAGACCGGCACCGGCAAGACCGCCGCCTTCACCCTGCCGATGATCGAGCGCCTGGCCTCGGGCCGCTCCAAGGCGCGCATGCCGCGCAGCCTGGTCATCGCCCCCACCCGCGAGTTGGCCGACCAGGTCGCCGCCTCGTTCGAGCGCTACGCCAAGGGCACCAAGCTGTCCTGGGCGCTGTTGATCGGCGGCGTCTCGTTCGGCGATCAGGAGAAGAAGCTCGACCGCGGCGTCGACGTGCTGATCGCCACGCCCGGGCGCCTGCTGGACCACTTCGAGCGCGGCAAGCTGCTCTTGACCGGCGTGCAGATCATGGTGGTCGACGAGGCCGACCGCATGCTGGACATGGGCTTCATCCCCGACATCGAGCGCATCTTCAAGCTGACCCCGCCGAAGAAACAGACGCTGTTCTTCTCGGCCACCATGCCGCCGGAAATCACCCGGCTGACCAAGCAGTTCCTCAACGATCCGGTGCGCATCGAGGCCTCCCGGCCGGCCACCACCGGCGAGAACATCGCCCAGCATCTGGTGCGCATCCCGCTGGCCGATCCCAAGGCCAAGCGGATGGCGCTGCGGGCCCTGATCGACGGGGCGGAGATCAAGAACGGTATCGTCTTCTGCAACAGGAAGAGCGAAGTCGACGTAGTGGCCAAGTCGCTGAAAGCCCACGGCCACGACGCCGCCGCCATCCACGGCGACCTTGAGCAGAGCGTGCGGATGAAGACCCTGGAGGCGTTCCGCAAGGGCGAGCTGAAGCTGTTGGTCGCCTCGGACGTGGCCGCGCGCGGCCTCGACATTCCCGACGTCAGCCACGTGTTCAATTTCGACGTGCCTCACCACGCCGACGACTATGTGCACCGCATCGGCCGCACCGGCCGCGCGGGGCGCAGCGGCGACACCTTCATGATCGTCACCCCCGCCGACAGCCGCAACCTGGACAAGGTGTTGAAGCTGACGGGCAAGACCCCGGCCGAGACGGTGCTGGACCTGGACTGGAGCCAGGCCGCCGGCGGCGATCGCCAGCGCGAGGGCCGTTCGGGCCGCGAACGCCCGGCCCGCGGCGAGAGCCGCAGCCGCAACCGGCGCCCGGTCGAGGCTCAGCCCGAAGCCGAGGCCGCCGCTCCGCGCGAGGAACAAGCGCCTCGCGAAGTGCGGGCGCCGCGTGAGGAACGCGCGCCGCTTGAAGACCGCCCCGCCCGTGAGGAGCGCGCGCCGCGCAGCAGAGCCAGGTCGGAAGATCGCCCCGCCCGCCGCGCGCCCGAAGCGCGTCCGCCGCGCGAGGAGCGTGAAGAGCGCGAGCAGACGGGCGTCCGCGGCTTCGGCGACGACACCCCCGCCTTCCTCATGATCCCGATCCCGAAGATGGCGGCGGCGAAGGGGTGA
- the parE gene encoding DNA topoisomerase IV subunit B — MSKATPQASLFDDALNPAPAPPLASPAHEPRPQPPPAAVSASSGYSAKDIEVLEGLEPVRMRPGMYIGGTDERALHHLFAEVLDNAMDEAVAGHAKLIEVTLEADGALTVKDDGRGMPVDQHPKYPGKSALEVIMTMLHSGGKFSGKAYETSGGLHGVGVSVVNALSEQLTVGVWRDGFEWRQSFSRGKPVGVLEQVAPSRKKGTAVRFLPDPQIFGEGCAFKPARLYRMARSKAYLFRGVEIRWKCSPERIHDQTPAEATFHFPNGLADFLAERTAGVETVTETFSGRIERTGEAGAVEWAVTWSPAGFGEADGFISSYCNTVPTPEGGTHESGFRAALTRGLKAYAELTGEKRAGIITADDVIAQAGALISVFIRNPEFQGQTKERLSSSDAQRLVEAALRDPFDHWLTASPKAANLLLQFVIERAEERLKRRKDKEVARASATRKLRLPGKLADCSGQAADGTELFIVEGDSAGGSAKQARDRRSQAILPLRGKILNVASASNDKTGGNKELADLLLALGVQGGNRFKEDDLRYERIIIMTDADVDGAHIASLLITFFYRTMPGLIRAGRLFLALPPLYRISHGGKTAYARDDAHKDELMATMFKGKKPEIGRFKGLGEMMPAQLKETTMDPSKRTLARVTLPRAEEPVEDLVETLMGRKPELRFRFIQENAVFATEDLDV; from the coding sequence ATGTCCAAGGCCACGCCGCAAGCCTCCCTGTTCGACGACGCGCTGAACCCCGCGCCCGCCCCGCCCCTCGCCTCGCCGGCGCACGAGCCGCGGCCCCAGCCGCCGCCGGCCGCGGTGTCGGCCTCGTCCGGCTATTCGGCCAAGGACATCGAGGTCCTGGAAGGCCTGGAGCCGGTGCGCATGCGGCCGGGCATGTACATCGGCGGCACCGACGAGCGCGCCCTGCACCACCTGTTCGCCGAGGTGCTGGACAACGCCATGGACGAGGCCGTGGCCGGCCACGCCAAGCTGATCGAGGTCACGCTCGAGGCCGATGGCGCGCTGACGGTGAAGGACGACGGCCGCGGCATGCCGGTGGACCAACACCCGAAATATCCCGGCAAGTCGGCGCTCGAGGTCATCATGACCATGCTGCACTCGGGCGGGAAGTTCAGCGGCAAGGCCTATGAGACCTCGGGCGGCCTGCACGGGGTGGGCGTGTCGGTGGTCAACGCCCTGTCCGAACAGCTGACCGTGGGCGTGTGGCGCGACGGGTTCGAATGGCGCCAGAGCTTTTCGCGCGGCAAGCCGGTGGGGGTGCTGGAGCAGGTCGCGCCCTCGCGCAAGAAGGGCACGGCCGTGCGCTTCCTGCCCGATCCGCAGATCTTCGGCGAGGGCTGCGCCTTCAAGCCCGCGCGACTCTACCGCATGGCCCGCTCCAAGGCCTATCTGTTCCGCGGGGTCGAGATCCGCTGGAAGTGCTCGCCCGAGCGCATCCACGACCAGACCCCGGCCGAAGCCACCTTCCACTTCCCCAACGGCCTGGCCGACTTCCTGGCCGAGCGCACCGCCGGGGTCGAGACCGTCACCGAGACCTTCTCGGGCCGCATCGAGCGCACCGGCGAGGCGGGGGCGGTGGAATGGGCGGTGACCTGGTCGCCGGCCGGGTTCGGCGAGGCCGACGGCTTCATCTCGTCCTACTGCAACACCGTGCCGACGCCCGAGGGCGGGACGCACGAGTCCGGCTTCCGCGCCGCCCTGACTCGGGGCCTGAAGGCCTATGCCGAGCTGACCGGCGAGAAGCGCGCCGGGATCATCACCGCCGACGACGTGATCGCCCAGGCCGGCGCCTTGATCAGCGTGTTCATCCGCAATCCGGAGTTCCAGGGCCAGACCAAGGAGCGGCTGTCCTCCAGCGACGCCCAGCGTCTGGTCGAGGCCGCCCTGCGCGACCCCTTCGACCACTGGCTGACCGCCTCGCCCAAGGCGGCCAACCTGCTGCTGCAATTCGTCATCGAGCGGGCCGAGGAGCGGCTGAAGCGGCGCAAGGACAAGGAGGTCGCCCGGGCCTCGGCCACGCGCAAGCTGCGCCTGCCCGGCAAGCTGGCCGACTGCTCCGGCCAGGCGGCGGATGGCACTGAACTCTTCATCGTCGAAGGCGATTCGGCCGGCGGCTCGGCCAAGCAGGCGCGCGACCGCCGCTCCCAGGCCATCCTGCCCCTGCGCGGCAAGATCCTGAACGTGGCCTCGGCCAGCAACGACAAGACCGGCGGCAACAAGGAGCTGGCGGATCTGCTGCTGGCGCTGGGCGTCCAGGGCGGGAACCGGTTCAAGGAGGATGACCTGCGCTACGAGCGGATCATCATCATGACCGACGCCGACGTGGACGGGGCGCACATCGCTTCTCTCCTGATCACCTTCTTCTACCGCACCATGCCGGGGCTGATCCGCGCCGGGCGGCTGTTCCTCGCCCTGCCGCCGCTCTATCGCATCAGCCACGGCGGCAAGACCGCCTACGCCCGCGACGACGCGCACAAGGACGAGCTGATGGCGACGATGTTCAAGGGCAAGAAGCCCGAGATCGGCCGCTTCAAGGGCCTGGGCGAAATGATGCCGGCCCAGCTCAAAGAGACCACCATGGACCCGTCCAAGCGCACTCTGGCCCGGGTGACCCTGCCCCGCGCCGAGGAGCCGGTGGAGGACCTGGTCGAGACCCTGATGGGCCGCAAGCCCGAGCTGCGCTTCCGCTTCATCCAGGAAAACGCGGTGTTCGCTACGGAAGACCTGGACGTGTAA
- a CDS encoding outer membrane protein, producing MKYYKSIAVVLGLLAASSAGALQAQTVNQNPGAYVQASVGSGVAGNTHIDASASGIGSASGDLDPKAGVFASGAWGYAFKNGFALEAEGVYVRNDISTGSLNQALGTPAKASVETYGGLVDVMYAIGKLGPVVPYAGLGVGYGQARYSLLGGSSSSDGVMWQARAGVSYPVNPKTSLDFGYRYLGTPQFKITGSGLALKAQTDLHILSVGLRYRY from the coding sequence ATGAAGTATTATAAATCTATAGCTGTAGTACTGGGCCTTCTGGCGGCCTCCAGCGCCGGTGCGCTACAGGCCCAGACGGTGAATCAAAACCCGGGCGCCTATGTGCAGGCGAGTGTCGGCTCCGGCGTCGCAGGCAACACTCACATCGACGCCAGCGCTTCCGGGATCGGCTCCGCCTCCGGCGACTTAGATCCGAAAGCGGGCGTCTTCGCCAGTGGGGCCTGGGGCTACGCCTTCAAGAACGGTTTCGCCCTGGAAGCTGAAGGCGTCTACGTCCGCAATGATATCAGCACCGGCAGCCTCAATCAGGCCCTGGGAACCCCGGCCAAGGCGTCGGTCGAGACCTATGGCGGACTGGTCGACGTCATGTACGCGATCGGCAAGCTCGGTCCGGTCGTGCCCTACGCGGGCCTGGGCGTCGGCTATGGCCAGGCCCGTTACTCGCTCTTGGGTGGGTCCAGCAGCAGCGACGGCGTGATGTGGCAGGCGCGGGCGGGCGTGTCCTACCCCGTCAACCCCAAGACCAGCCTAGACTTCGGCTATCGGTATCTCGGCACGCCGCAGTTCAAGATCACCGGCTCCGGTCTGGCCTTGAAGGCTCAGACTGACCTGCACATCCTCTCGGTCGGCCTACGCTACCGGTACTGA
- a CDS encoding SRPBCC family protein produces MSHDPRATWALDREIVLSRVIAAPRERVFQAFTDPDQITRWFGPEGFTVETLEIDIREGGCWRFIYTGPDGTRWENRMVYRRIDAPRLLEMEHGADVDDDPGRFHMTITFDEQSDGKCVLTLRQLHPTKEQREGAIGFGAVEFGYQTLDKLARHLAEG; encoded by the coding sequence ATGAGCCATGACCCCCGCGCGACCTGGGCGCTCGATCGCGAAATCGTGCTGTCCCGCGTGATCGCCGCGCCGCGCGAGCGCGTGTTCCAGGCCTTCACCGATCCGGACCAGATCACCCGCTGGTTCGGGCCGGAGGGCTTCACGGTCGAGACCCTGGAGATCGACATCCGCGAGGGCGGCTGCTGGCGGTTTATCTACACCGGCCCGGACGGAACCCGCTGGGAGAACCGCATGGTCTACCGGCGCATAGACGCGCCAAGGTTGTTGGAGATGGAGCACGGCGCGGACGTGGACGACGATCCCGGGCGGTTCCATATGACCATCACCTTCGACGAACAGAGCGACGGCAAATGCGTGCTGACCCTGCGCCAGCTGCACCCGACCAAGGAGCAGCGCGAGGGCGCCATCGGCTTCGGCGCGGTGGAATTCGGCTACCAGACCCTCGACAAGCTCGCCCGGCATCTCGCCGAGGGTTGA
- a CDS encoding ArsR/SmtB family transcription factor → MQPYQSLSDSFAALGDATRLAIVSRLASEGDMTVQEIARPFAMSLPAVSQHLKVLERAGLIARGRDGQKRPCRLNAERLAETARWFDHTRAAWEARFDRLEDFLAQPQSPQPTVSKGEDHEP, encoded by the coding sequence GTGCAGCCCTATCAATCGCTTAGCGACAGTTTCGCCGCCCTTGGCGATGCGACGCGGCTGGCGATCGTCAGCCGGCTGGCCAGCGAGGGCGACATGACCGTGCAGGAGATCGCCCGGCCCTTCGCCATGAGCCTGCCGGCGGTGTCGCAGCACCTTAAGGTCTTGGAGCGCGCCGGGCTGATCGCGCGCGGGCGCGACGGGCAAAAGCGCCCCTGCCGCCTGAACGCCGAGCGCCTGGCCGAGACGGCGCGCTGGTTCGATCACACCCGCGCGGCCTGGGAAGCCCGGTTCGACCGGCTGGAGGACTTCCTCGCACAACCGCAATCCCCGCAACCGACCGTATCGAAAGGTGAAGACCATGAGCCATGA
- a CDS encoding TIGR04222 domain-containing membrane protein — MNPYDLTAGPFLAIYALAFAACLGFGLWWRQREPPSVFPPPPARTQGLDPVGWAYLAGGAVRAADTAAVGLLQSGQLKLDKKRNMLLPVPLADPPPASLAAYARRLKDPVSVADLSARLASAFEAVAADLVVRGLAFDPPTRLRRGWASAAPLLVLTVLGAIRILLGMARERPVGFIVGFTLLTLIAAVSLALKPPLARRAGREAVARHKDASSRLVRAPEADELMLAMALVGGGALFGTPYAAFAKMRQAVGGDGGGCGGGGGCGGGCGGCGS, encoded by the coding sequence ATGAACCCCTATGACCTGACCGCTGGGCCGTTTCTGGCGATCTACGCACTGGCCTTCGCCGCGTGTCTTGGGTTCGGGCTTTGGTGGCGACAGCGCGAGCCGCCGAGCGTCTTTCCGCCTCCGCCAGCCCGCACCCAGGGGCTGGACCCCGTCGGCTGGGCGTACCTGGCGGGCGGGGCGGTGCGAGCCGCGGACACTGCGGCGGTCGGGCTGCTGCAGAGCGGCCAGCTGAAGCTGGACAAAAAGCGCAACATGTTGCTTCCCGTGCCCCTGGCGGATCCGCCGCCTGCATCTCTGGCCGCCTATGCGCGGCGCCTGAAGGATCCCGTCAGCGTGGCTGACCTCAGCGCACGGCTGGCCTCTGCGTTCGAAGCGGTGGCCGCGGACTTGGTCGTCCGAGGGCTCGCCTTCGATCCGCCGACGCGCCTGAGGCGGGGTTGGGCGTCGGCGGCGCCGCTGCTGGTGCTGACGGTCCTTGGAGCGATCCGCATCCTGTTAGGCATGGCGAGGGAGCGGCCGGTGGGGTTCATTGTCGGGTTCACCCTGCTCACGCTCATAGCGGCGGTCAGCCTGGCTTTGAAACCGCCCTTGGCTCGGCGCGCGGGACGAGAGGCGGTGGCCAGGCACAAGGACGCCAGCAGCCGTCTCGTCCGCGCGCCTGAAGCGGACGAGTTGATGCTGGCCATGGCCCTGGTCGGCGGCGGCGCCCTCTTCGGCACGCCCTATGCCGCCTTCGCCAAGATGCGTCAGGCGGTGGGCGGTGACGGCGGAGGATGTGGCGGCGGTGGAGGATGCGGCGGGGGATGCGGGGGGTGTGGCAGTTAG